CATTGTTGGCGACGAGGATATCCTCGACACCATCGCCTGTCCAGTCCGTCACGGTCACCGCTGCCGGCCGCACTCCGGTGGCATACTCCGCGGGCCACGCTGCAAGGCCGGTTTGCTGTGCATTCCCGAGGATGACGATACGACGATCGCGTTCATCAGCAAGGACAATGTCGGTCTTCCGGTCACCGTCCACATCTGCGAGCGTCCACGACGGGCTTCCGGCGCCGGCGCCGAACAGTGTGAGTGGCCCGAACGTGGTGCTTGTTGTACCCAGTGCCACAGCGAGACCATTCGTCGTACTCACGACCATATCCGGAAGCTGGTCTTCGTTGACGAGCGCAAAACTGACGGCACCGGGATGACCGGAGAGCGGGATCGTATCCCGGAGCACGAGTTCCCCTGCCGGATTGCCAACGACATGGAGCACGGCATTGTTCGCAGGAAGGGTCACGAGGAAGCGCAGCACCTGTTTTCGTTGCACGGGCATGAATGCGATGCGGCCCGGCTCACCGGGAAGTGCGAGCGTCACCTGTTCGGAGAACTGATATTGACCGATCCCGAAGTACACCGCAAGCCGGTCCGAGAGCCATTGCACGAGCACGAGGTCCATGATCCTGTCGCCGTTCAGGTCTGCGGCCACCAGGTCGCCGGCCGACGTCTCCGGAAAGAGCAACGGCCCCTGCTTGAACGAACCGTACCGTCCCCCCCACGAGGGTGCCCACCCCCGCCATATTCCTGCCGAAATAGAGAATGTCTTTCCTCCCATCGTTGTCGATGTCGGCAACGACGAGGCGTTGTGCACGCTGGTCGAGACGGAACAGCGTACGTTGCCCCTGTCCTTCTCCGGGCCGCTGTATCTCGATGTGGCTCCCATCTTCGCTGAGGATGACCAGCTCTTCATTGCCATCCGCATCGATATCGGCGAGCGACAGAAAGCCGGGCTGGCGAGCAGTGGCATACGAGGCCACCGCCACGCAATGCCCGCCGGAGGTCAGAGAATATTCATCCACGCCGGTGCGCCCGTTGTATGCGACCAGGATGGTCGGCAATGGTGCGAGTGCTGAGACATGCACTGCGACAGCGACGGGAACGCCGGGGGTACCGGTTTCAACGTACGGGCCGAAGGATACGCCGGAGCGCTGCGAATACGCGGCGTACGCCCAGAACAGATGAGCCGCGAACACGCCCATGACGAGGTCACGTGAGCTACGGATGCGGTGCTGCAATGTGCTGTACGGTGCAACCATCGGAGAGAGGTCTACTCCTGTTCCGTCCGCCGCCGGGCGAGACGGTTCTCCCGGCGGGAGAGGGCCTGCTCGTAGCGGCGCGTTTCTTCGGGAGTGCCGGGCACGACGGGTGGGACCGGGACCGGATGCCCGGCCTCGTCGATCGCCACGAATGTGAGATAGGCGGTGTTCGCATGACGCGTGGGCGCGGAAGCGTTTCCGTGCGCGGTGACGCGGACCCCGATCTCCATGGATGTACGGAAGGCGCGGTTCACGGAAGCCTCGAGGGTGACGACCTCCCCGAGGCGCACAGAGTAATGGAAGGCAAGTTCATCGACCGAGGCGGTGACGCACACGCGGCCGGCATGACGCTGCGCTGCAATGGCCGCAACGATGTCGATCCAATGCATGAGCGTGCCGCCAAGAAGGTTCCCGAGCTGGTTCGTATCATTCGGGAGAACCAGCTGGGTGGTGGTCACCTGTGACGCCGCAACCGGCCGGGGGTCCATCAGAGCGTTCCTCCCTTGCCTCCCGAGGCGGAAGCAGGTTGACGGGACAGCAATTCTTCGTCGATGTCCTTCTTCAGGGATTCCATGCGTCCGCGCAGAACCGAATTGGGATATCGTTCCAGGAAACGCTTTGCTTCGGTGGCGGCATCGGTGTAGCGCTTTCTGCTCATCAGCAGCTCCACCTTGTCGATCGACGAGAGCGGGGCGTATTCCGTGTCGTGGTACTTCTCGATCACGTCATCGTAGTAATACAATGCCGCCCGGTAGTACTCCATCGTACGATAGAGCTTCGCGGTCTCATACTGCTTCTTTGCCAGCCGGACGGTGAGGTCCTTGATCTTCCCTTCTGCATCCACCGCCTTCTCATGCGACGGATAGTACTCAACGAAGCTCTGCAGTTCGTCGAGGGCACGACGCGTGTACTGCTGGTCCAACGATGAGCGTGGGGACAACGAGTAATAACACACGCCCAGCTTATACTGCGCATCGGCCACCCGCGGGCTTGCCGGATAGTTGCGCTTCACGACCGAATATTCGAATGCCGCGAGCAGGTATTCCTCCCGCGCAAAGCGGCACTCGCCGAGATAGAACTGCGCATCGGCGGCGAAAGCGCTCCCCTGGTACTGGAGGGTGATCACCGTGAACTCATTGACCGCGTCGAGGTGGCTTCCCTTCTCAAAGAGCTCCTTCGCGTGGGCGAACCGGTCTTCCACCGACATCACCCTGGTCACCTCACCGCCGCCACACCCGGCGAGTACAAGCGCTGCAGCACAGGCTACGATCCAACTCCGGACTACCATTGTACGAACTCCTCTACGCCATCGGATGAAAGTGCGCTGATGCGCGCACGGACTTTGTCAAATTCAGGTCCGGGGGCCAGCCACGAAGGCTGGAAATCACAACGCACCGGAAGGACCCGGATCCTTCCGACGCGACACACCGAATCGGCCTTTTCGATGCTCACCGACAGAGCGATCGCGTGCTCCGCCCAGAATTTCCCCGGTTGACGGAACACAAAATTGCCCAGGGAGTGAGCGATCCATTTGTCGCCCCGGCGTTCAAGGCCATGCGGCACATGCGGATGATGGCCCAGGACAAGATCAGCCCCCGCGGCCAGTGCCGCACGCATGAATGCACGCACACGCTCGGGCGCACGCCCGGTATACTCATCACCACCGTGATAACTCAGGATACGGAAATCCGCGGAATCCTGCCATACCCTGAGGCGAGGAAACAGCCGGCCCGTATCTGCAGGGGCGACAACGTGTTCCCATCCCCGGGGCGAGCCGTTGACGAAATCGGTGACCGCAAAAACGGCGATTTTGATGCCATTGCGTATGATCACGGCGGGCCGGTACACGTCCCCGGCGGGAGTCGCGGAACCGG
Above is a window of Ignavibacteriota bacterium DNA encoding:
- a CDS encoding CapA family protein encodes the protein MHALLGVTLLLVLFTFAGDVQHDTLRVASAPVAVVSDTCRVELLALGDINLGRRVGRILLTGDTLHPFVNVAPELARHDIVFANLECPVSEQGGLTEHPRNNLIFTAPPVAAWSLLRGGVTVVSTANNHALDFGAGAARETLRWLDSVGIAYAGSATPAGDVYRPAVIIRNGIKIAVFAVTDFVNGSPRGWEHVVAPADTGRLFPRLRVWQDSADFRILSYHGGDEYTGRAPERVRAFMRAALAAGADLVLGHHPHVPHGLERRGDKWIAHSLGNFVFRQPGKFWAEHAIALSVSIEKADSVCRVGRIRVLPVRCDFQPSWLAPGPEFDKVRARISALSSDGVEEFVQW
- a CDS encoding acyl-CoA thioesterase; translated protein: MDPRPVAASQVTTTQLVLPNDTNQLGNLLGGTLMHWIDIVAAIAAQRHAGRVCVTASVDELAFHYSVRLGEVVTLEASVNRAFRTSMEIGVRVTAHGNASAPTRHANTAYLTFVAIDEAGHPVPVPPVVPGTPEETRRYEQALSRRENRLARRRTEQE
- the bamD gene encoding outer membrane protein assembly factor BamD, whose protein sequence is MVVRSWIVACAAALVLAGCGGGEVTRVMSVEDRFAHAKELFEKGSHLDAVNEFTVITLQYQGSAFAADAQFYLGECRFAREEYLLAAFEYSVVKRNYPASPRVADAQYKLGVCYYSLSPRSSLDQQYTRRALDELQSFVEYYPSHEKAVDAEGKIKDLTVRLAKKQYETAKLYRTMEYYRAALYYYDDVIEKYHDTEYAPLSSIDKVELLMSRKRYTDAATEAKRFLERYPNSVLRGRMESLKKDIDEELLSRQPASASGGKGGTL